The DNA sequence TAGTAGCAATACTgtattcaacatggtatcaataCGGTAGGGTGCGTTCTTTTATATCATACCCCATACCGATACCATGTTGAATACCAGCTTGGTACATAAACCCCATTACCGATATAACATCAAATTTaattcgatttgatttgataCCAATAATTCGGTAGATATCGGTTTCAATATTCAGTACACATTGATGCCCTTAGTTTGAAGGAGGTGATAGCTGTAATATCTTGTTAATAGCCGTAATATATTATCTATGATAttaatttcttttccctttttttttattttactttattttatttttattttttgggagggggacgaatcaaaatattaaaacaaaagagCAAAGTATAACACGAAAAATTTCAGGTGGAAATTACAGTAGTGCTTCCGGGGATTTAGGTTGCAAAGGAGAAAGGGGTTGGTTGCCTATGGATTGAGTGTGATTCGAAATCGGTAGTTGACAGTATTAATCATCGTCATATTTCTTGGCAGTTTCCGCAATAATGGCTGCACTTGCATCATTATTTGACATCTACGCAATGGTatattttccattattttaGAGAAGTAAATTCAATGGCTAATAGTTGCTAAGAGAGCAGCATAATCTTCCACAACTGAAAATTGAATATCGTGCATGTcggatatgtatgtccatcaaactTGGTTTATTAATAAGATTATTTATCTTCATTTATACatgacatttatttattgggcttgtaAGTTGTTCAATGagttttcacccaaaattttTCCCGACAAGGGAAAGGATCAGACATCCTGTTTACATGGTTGTTGCATTATATATCACTAAGGATGTGATTTCGGTACATAAATGTAAGTACACATAATGTGTGTGTATAGAAAAGAATCTAGTAAGAATCTCATATGTATTACTGTCAATTGTGTGAAACGAGATCACAATTTGATCCCTTCCGCTGCATGATTGGGTTCCAATCAACAATGCCCTCGTATCATCTTATATCTGAATTGGGAGAGAACTCAAAGGCCTAGATATAGGTTTTCCTAATTCTTTTTTAGGGTTGCTTTTTTCTCTACTGATGGTCATGCCAAAAGTGGAAGTTCATAGTAATCTTTTGATTATATTGGTGTCGTCTAAAATGCCAGGACATtaattctgtttttattttattttaattatttacttTAATGATcactaggggaaaaaaaaaattacaacatgGAAATCAAGAAAGGTAATCCCACAGGGGACCCCAAACAAAATATCCAAACAAGAAATCGATGAAACATTAAAAACCAATCCAGTGTCATGCAAAAGAATCAAATCGAGGTGATACTTTGAAGTACAAGCAGTGTAGGGAACCCAGGCCACTTGCTTCAAAACATCTTTATTGGTGCAGACTTAAAACCCCATTTGTTTCTGTCGTAATTGTTCATTCAAGTATGAACAATTACATTGGTGGAGGGATTAAAATGGGATTCTTGTTCATCTTCGAACTGAAAACTTCAGCTTCCTCAGTAGTCAGATTCAAACTCACTTGAAGAACTTGTGGAGATAAAGTTTTCCACAGTGATGTCTTCCCAACCAAGTAACTGAAGAAAGGCCTGAGAGAACCATGGAAGATTGTTGGTGAGTTCACATCATTATAAAAGCACTAATTAACTTAAATAGAACATAATGATCAGTGAGATTACTGTGTTGAGGTAATTGTAGAAAACCACTCCATTCCTTCATCCCCTGCAACTGTAGAGACCACAAAGACAATTGGAACAACAAACAAATCACCATCCTTCACTGTTGTGTCCAAGACACGTTCACTATCAATGCCAACAACCTGTACACGGCCACTGCCTTTGACAATATAGATCATTTGATGCCCTGCTGAATCTGAAGAGAATTCTGGTGCACACATTGCATTAGCATCCAGCCTTACATGCTTGACACTCAACCCAACTTCTCCCAATAATGGAAATTTCTCTTCTGTTAGAACAACCATCTTTCCGCCATTCTCGACGTCGATGTCGGGCAATGTAGCTTTAATGTTAAAGATCAGTTCTTGTTTATCAGACTTAGAAGGTTGAGGCATGTTGGTTCCTTCTTTAAGCTTGATAATTAAGTCGCCAGACTGGCTTTTCAAAACcttatttgtttcttcttcatctaaatCACAAGATCTACTAACAAAATCAGTGGAGAAACCAGAGAAGATACCCTTAGTTCCGGCTAATATTAAATATGTGACTTTGCCAGGATTGTGACCCTTCGATGTGTCACCAAAGAATGTCACAACCAATTTGGAGTCTCCATCGTTTAACCACCATGAAACAGTAGCAAGTGGTACAGGTATAATATCACCTTCCTCAATCTCTACCACCTTCTCTTCTAAAGCTTTTGGAAATACTATTCCAATTCTCCCCTTTCCTGTAAGAGTTGAAAATGGATCACAAGAAAACAAGATTATCCAGTATAAATTCCTAACCCTAAGGGGGTAGTGGAGTTGGCAAGGACCTTTGCCTCAGGATACATGTGATTCTGAGTTGgactcctcttatctccttgggGTCACtaacacggggtgtttagtactcagTACTTCTTTctgtgaaagttgaatggttctcattcaacctcgataTGACCCGACTCATGCGATTATAGGAACAGTATAGACCCATGGGAGATACCCATcgttataaataaataaataaaatccattATAGATACATGCCTACTGCAATGGGTTCCTTAATAGGGATGATCCAATCTAAAGGTAAATATTGTTGGTATCTCATCTCCATGGAATTCTTACAACCCATCTGAAATGCAATTGTTCCTTATCAATAACTATTCTTCAAATTTATTGGGTTTTCTTATATAATAAGGATAAATGATGGAAAATTTGAATTTAGAAAATGATCCCTATGATGGAGAATCATTCATTCATATTTAAAATTGGGATGTAACGACAATTATAATCTCTCCAAGGGAAGAGACAAAGGTGAACCACGTGGTGACCCATCAAGTTGATAATATAGAGGGTTCACATATGGATTTTCCTAAGGAAGAATCAGAGTTGACCAATAATGACGATGACTCTGGTTATGTTGTATTCAGAAATATGACCCATCCGGTTTTGAGAAACTTTATGCGAAAGAGTCATCGCATCAGAAGTGCCCGTACTATCTTCACTCCTACGATTGAGCTACTTAACTCTTCCATGGTATTTCTTTCGAATGTAAAAATGTTCATTTCCAAATTTTCTTTGTGATGCAAGGTTTATTTTGCTTGTCTTTTTAGAGGCTGCTCTCTCTTCCTTAGGCCTGTCTAATAAGGGGAATTGGTCGCCttatcttgttttttcttttttctttctaatataaCTTTCCTTAtctatcgaaaaaaaaaaaagaaaagaaaagaaaaaaggaatacGATCACTGCTTTCGTATGAATATTAAATCACATTAATTGtaggattttttgtttcttttggtaAACTTAGTTGTAGGATACTTAAAAGGCTAAAAACGAAAGCAACTATGTAATGGATTAACTCCTAATTTTTTTAAGGATCTCTactataaattaaataaaattctaagAGTTATTGATGATGATTTGAAT is a window from the Macadamia integrifolia cultivar HAES 741 chromosome 5, SCU_Mint_v3, whole genome shotgun sequence genome containing:
- the LOC122080157 gene encoding glutelin type-D 1-like, producing MESELGPMIAPKVFEGEGGSYYIWSSAEFPILGQAKIGAGKLVLNPLGLALPHYADSSKIAIVVQGKGRIGIVFPKALEEKVVEIEEGDIIPVPLATVSWWLNDGDSKLVVTFFGDTSKGHNPGKVTYLILAGTKGIFSGFSTDFVSRSCDLDEEETNKVLKSQSGDLIIKLKEGTNMPQPSKSDKQELIFNIKATLPDIDVENGGKMVVLTEEKFPLLGEVGLSVKHVRLDANAMCAPEFSSDSAGHQMIYIVKGSGRVQVVGIDSERVLDTTVKDGDLFVVPIVFVVSTVAGDEGMEWFSTITSTQPFFSYLVGKTSLWKTLSPQVLQVSLNLTTEEAEVFSSKMNKNPILIPPPM